One part of the Psychrilyobacter piezotolerans genome encodes these proteins:
- the dacB gene encoding D-alanyl-D-alanine carboxypeptidase/D-alanyl-D-alanine endopeptidase — translation MKNILKKLVLLIILVSIISCRSTETPVVPIKSATEKAVDDFTHMPQTENASLGMKVVNLESGKTLFKLNPDKSLVPASNMKLLTTGAALEILGKDYRFKTILAYDGKIGSDGTLDGNIYIIGGGDPTLGSKYLAAEDPERVTTGEKKKQLEFLNIWAEKIKSMGIKKINGQIVADPSYYPETTLSQTWEWGDLRYTFASRPSGLTFLDNSIRLILQREDGNIRASVSPSWVNTVVTNRVAADEIRPSKITLVVSPYTNEIVALGTMNKPIISYNTVMQDPASALAVIFSKTLKEEGIKNNGGRLMGKNDKAINKNNLIYTQYSPKLEEIIGYTNKYSVNLFSEHLKIEAEKKLRGKSKESVETMKGYWSNRLSARGLYIYDGSGLSRYNGVTPDTLVELLKYMKKSENFSSFYDSLAEPGKNGTFKKFQEQTVLVDNLHGKSGTLTGVKSYGGYMYNVDGDLLAFSIIINHHGMSGTKISEKLEKVMESIYYLK, via the coding sequence ATGAAAAATATATTAAAAAAATTAGTTTTATTGATAATCCTGGTATCTATAATTTCGTGCAGGAGTACAGAAACTCCAGTTGTTCCAATAAAATCTGCCACAGAGAAAGCAGTGGATGACTTTACGCATATGCCTCAGACAGAAAATGCCAGCCTGGGGATGAAAGTTGTGAACTTAGAAAGTGGTAAAACTTTATTTAAATTAAACCCTGATAAATCCCTGGTGCCTGCTTCCAATATGAAGTTATTGACAACAGGAGCAGCTTTGGAAATTTTGGGGAAAGATTATAGATTTAAAACTATCTTAGCCTATGACGGGAAGATAGGATCGGACGGGACTTTAGACGGGAATATCTATATTATTGGCGGGGGAGATCCCACCCTGGGGTCTAAATATCTGGCTGCAGAAGATCCTGAAAGGGTAACAACAGGGGAAAAAAAGAAACAGCTGGAATTTTTAAATATCTGGGCAGAAAAAATTAAAAGCATGGGGATAAAAAAAATTAATGGCCAGATAGTAGCCGACCCATCTTATTATCCTGAAACAACTCTGTCTCAAACGTGGGAATGGGGGGATCTGAGGTACACCTTTGCTTCCCGACCCAGCGGGCTTACTTTTTTGGATAACAGTATCAGGCTGATACTGCAAAGGGAAGATGGAAATATCAGGGCAAGTGTGTCCCCGTCGTGGGTTAATACTGTGGTAACCAACAGAGTTGCAGCAGATGAAATCCGGCCGTCTAAAATAACCCTGGTAGTGTCTCCTTACACCAATGAAATAGTTGCACTGGGAACTATGAATAAACCAATAATTTCATACAATACAGTGATGCAGGATCCTGCTTCTGCCCTGGCTGTAATATTTTCTAAAACTTTAAAAGAGGAAGGCATAAAAAATAATGGCGGCAGGTTAATGGGGAAAAACGATAAAGCTATAAATAAAAATAACCTTATTTATACCCAGTATTCTCCTAAACTGGAGGAGATCATAGGTTATACAAATAAATATAGTGTAAACCTATTTTCAGAACATCTAAAGATAGAGGCTGAGAAGAAATTAAGGGGAAAAAGTAAAGAGAGTGTTGAAACAATGAAGGGGTATTGGAGTAATCGTTTATCTGCAAGGGGACTGTATATCTATGATGGAAGCGGGTTATCCCGTTACAATGGGGTGACCCCTGACACTCTTGTAGAACTCTTGAAATATATGAAAAAATCCGAGAATTTTTCTAGTTTCTATGATTCTTTGGCTGAACCCGGAAAGAATGGAACCTTTAAAAAGTTTCAAGAACAGACGGTCTTAGTGGATAATCTTCACGGGAAGAGCGGCACTCTTACAGGGGTAAAATCCTACGGGGGATATATGTATAATGTTGACGGAGATCTGCTGGCCTTCTCCATAATAATAAATCATCATGGGATGAGCGGAACCAAAATATCTGAAAAATTGGAGAAGGTAATGGAGAGTATCTATTATTTGAAATAA
- a CDS encoding S66 peptidase family protein — protein sequence MLKGKKLKEGDTIGVVAPANSGSKEKVLRSKERLESLGYKVKLGKHIFDTWHSFAGTDKRRVSDINNFFKDPEVDAIMCLRGGYGSIRIVEDLDIEMIRKNPKVFIGYSDITTLHSALNQKAGLVTFHGPMAASNFFDIDKFTTDSFRKSVEGIQPGEIINPIELKSLAGGKAVGVVAGGNLTTLMADMGTTNELDFKGKILFVEEIREPTYKIDRALTQLLNSGKLYQLNGIILGDFNNCIPASEYDMNLMDLLEDRLENLGIPIIYNFQSGHCKPMVTLPLGIEIEIDCDELTIRSLEGAVR from the coding sequence ATGTTAAAGGGAAAAAAATTAAAAGAAGGAGATACCATAGGAGTTGTAGCTCCTGCTAATTCCGGTTCCAAAGAGAAGGTGCTGAGATCGAAAGAAAGGTTGGAAAGTCTGGGATATAAGGTGAAACTGGGAAAACATATCTTTGATACCTGGCATTCATTTGCAGGAACGGATAAAAGGAGAGTATCGGATATAAATAATTTTTTTAAAGATCCAGAGGTAGATGCCATCATGTGTCTTCGTGGGGGATATGGAAGTATCAGGATTGTAGAGGACCTGGATATCGAGATGATAAGGAAAAATCCCAAGGTATTTATAGGATATAGTGATATTACAACACTTCATAGTGCATTGAACCAAAAGGCTGGTTTAGTTACCTTCCATGGTCCCATGGCAGCGTCTAATTTTTTTGATATAGATAAATTTACCACAGATTCATTTAGAAAAAGTGTGGAAGGAATCCAGCCAGGAGAAATAATAAATCCGATAGAATTAAAATCTCTGGCAGGAGGAAAGGCTGTTGGGGTAGTGGCAGGGGGGAATTTGACAACCCTTATGGCAGATATGGGGACTACAAATGAACTTGATTTTAAAGGAAAAATATTATTTGTAGAGGAGATCAGGGAGCCCACATATAAGATTGACCGTGCTCTGACTCAGCTTTTAAATTCAGGAAAACTATATCAGTTAAATGGAATCATCCTGGGAGATTTTAATAACTGCATTCCTGCATCGGAATACGATATGAACCTCATGGATCTATTGGAAGACAGGCTGGAAAATTTAGGTATTCCCATAATCTATAATTTTCAATCGGGTCATTGTAAACCCATGGTAACTCTCCCTCTGGGGATAGAGATAGAGATAGATTGTGATGAATTAACGATTAGGAGTTTAGAGGGAGCAGTCAGATGA
- a CDS encoding DNA topoisomerase, whose translation MKKLIIAEKPSLGRNIANALGLKKRGNGYIEGEKYIVSWAFGHLFELSDVDDYFGQKMKWKEVELPFTPRKFKFKLKESKGIAEQFKILKNLMEREDVEGIINCGDADREGQIIIDRIIKESKIKKEVYRLWLPEQTKETIIKEVENIKPDREYIRLAFEGYSRTVMDWLFGINLTRYITLKSGQLMPVGRVLIPVLKFIYDRDIAIEKFVKEKYIQLESECEKDEIKFKLSKSTKYPMKAEKKADSKCEELNSYEGIVLSKENKEIKKQPGRLFSLSKLQSQLSKKNKIDFKGSLEIIQKLYENGYITYPRTNTEYLAVNEKGKVKQLLKVLSKDHNVKFKDSKKIFDDDKVESHSAIIPTMKFPKNNLNGREKIIYETILNRFISNFVAEETITAKVVVTIGVGEEKFKLSGESVVQEGFYRYEPANLENKLPNFIVGDIFKVQFKKILKETNPPRKVSERELSAHLKNPFRKDSDTEEDEYRAMLKGIEIGTEATRTGIIENAKKYEYISQKGSNFSLEPLGQKVVETLDKLNVDLYKTKTVEFSKLLKKVYKGNSTIQETIDLVTGELQKIIGQNIEIPRVYDDSEREIIGICPRCGKNIYENSRGFSCVGYRDTPPCNFTLWKESKYKSIEVKISKTRAKKLIKGEPILVKKIKGKNEKMYSAEFKLEDTGKYVNLKLEKYFPEKE comes from the coding sequence ATGAAAAAATTAATTATAGCAGAAAAACCAAGTTTAGGAAGAAATATAGCCAATGCACTGGGCCTGAAAAAAAGAGGAAATGGATATATAGAAGGTGAAAAATATATTGTTTCCTGGGCATTCGGGCACCTGTTCGAACTGTCAGATGTAGATGATTATTTTGGCCAGAAGATGAAGTGGAAGGAGGTAGAACTCCCCTTTACGCCCAGGAAGTTTAAATTTAAATTGAAGGAAAGCAAGGGAATAGCCGAACAATTTAAAATCCTTAAAAATCTTATGGAGAGGGAAGATGTAGAAGGAATTATCAATTGCGGGGACGCAGACAGAGAGGGACAGATAATAATAGATAGGATTATAAAGGAATCCAAGATCAAAAAAGAGGTATACAGACTATGGCTGCCGGAGCAGACCAAGGAAACCATCATAAAGGAAGTTGAAAATATAAAACCTGACAGGGAGTATATAAGGTTAGCTTTTGAGGGGTATTCCCGAACTGTAATGGACTGGCTCTTCGGGATAAATTTAACCAGGTATATCACCCTGAAAAGCGGCCAGTTGATGCCGGTAGGGAGGGTACTGATACCTGTATTAAAATTTATCTATGACAGGGATATAGCCATAGAAAAATTCGTCAAAGAAAAATATATCCAGCTTGAGAGTGAATGTGAAAAAGATGAGATTAAATTTAAATTGTCTAAAAGTACCAAATACCCCATGAAAGCTGAGAAAAAAGCTGACTCAAAGTGTGAAGAACTGAACTCTTATGAGGGGATAGTTTTATCTAAAGAAAATAAGGAGATAAAAAAACAGCCGGGCAGGTTATTTTCATTGTCAAAATTACAATCCCAGCTTTCGAAAAAAAATAAGATAGATTTTAAGGGGTCATTGGAAATAATACAAAAATTATATGAGAATGGATATATCACATACCCCAGGACAAATACAGAATATTTGGCGGTAAATGAAAAGGGGAAGGTTAAACAGCTCCTAAAGGTGCTTTCAAAGGATCATAATGTAAAATTTAAGGATTCCAAGAAGATATTTGATGATGACAAGGTGGAGAGTCATAGTGCCATAATTCCGACGATGAAATTTCCCAAAAACAATTTGAATGGCCGGGAAAAAATAATCTATGAAACTATTCTAAATCGTTTTATTTCAAACTTTGTAGCTGAGGAAACTATTACAGCCAAGGTTGTGGTAACGATAGGTGTGGGAGAGGAAAAGTTTAAACTTTCGGGGGAGAGTGTCGTACAGGAGGGATTTTACAGGTATGAACCTGCAAATCTTGAGAATAAGTTACCAAATTTTATTGTAGGAGATATCTTTAAAGTCCAGTTTAAAAAAATATTAAAGGAAACTAATCCCCCCAGAAAAGTATCGGAAAGGGAACTGTCAGCCCATTTAAAAAATCCATTTAGGAAGGACAGTGATACTGAAGAGGATGAATATAGAGCTATGTTGAAGGGGATAGAGATAGGAACCGAGGCTACGAGAACAGGGATAATAGAAAATGCCAAAAAATATGAATATATATCACAGAAAGGTTCTAATTTTTCTCTGGAACCATTGGGTCAAAAAGTGGTGGAGACCCTGGATAAATTAAATGTGGATCTATATAAAACAAAAACTGTGGAATTTTCCAAACTCCTGAAAAAAGTGTATAAGGGAAACAGCACTATCCAGGAAACCATAGATCTGGTTACAGGGGAACTGCAGAAAATTATAGGCCAGAATATAGAGATACCCAGGGTATATGATGATTCAGAAAGAGAGATAATAGGAATCTGCCCCAGATGCGGCAAGAATATCTATGAGAACAGCAGGGGATTTTCATGTGTAGGTTATAGAGATACCCCGCCGTGCAATTTTACCCTATGGAAAGAAAGTAAATATAAATCTATCGAAGTGAAGATATCCAAAACAAGGGCTAAAAAATTAATAAAAGGAGAACCTATCCTTGTAAAGAAGATAAAGGGTAAAAATGAGAAGATGTATTCAGCTGAATTTAAATTAGAGGATACAGGGAAATATGTGAACCTAAAATTAGAAAAATATTTTCCGGAAAAAGAATAA